A single window of Hyphomicrobiales bacterium DNA harbors:
- a CDS encoding XRE family transcriptional regulator: MGSTKPNRHTHPNVTQTGENLSEIGTTVGGRIRRTRVSLGISLKQLSDSAGVSIGTLSQIERGIANPSFKTMQKIQSALGVTQQTLFPTVPARAEDPDYIRRKDRRPLCDLGVLTKELISTGTSRSLDMMILHIPPGGSTGETPLVSLTEKSGLVLMGEVVLQYGDETCRLAEGDSFQFEGTRPHSIRNASSSDARVLWLVSNITFDRHL; the protein is encoded by the coding sequence GTGGGTTCAACGAAGCCGAACAGGCACACGCACCCGAATGTCACGCAGACGGGGGAAAACCTGAGCGAGATTGGAACGACGGTCGGCGGCAGAATCCGCCGGACGCGCGTCTCTCTCGGTATTTCGCTGAAACAGCTTTCTGATTCCGCGGGCGTTTCGATCGGCACTCTCAGTCAGATCGAACGCGGCATCGCGAACCCGTCCTTCAAGACGATGCAGAAGATTCAGTCGGCTCTGGGGGTCACGCAGCAAACACTGTTTCCCACGGTGCCAGCCCGTGCGGAGGATCCCGATTATATCAGGCGGAAGGATCGGCGGCCGCTCTGCGATCTGGGGGTCTTGACCAAAGAACTGATCTCGACGGGCACGTCGCGCTCCCTGGATATGATGATACTTCACATTCCCCCAGGCGGTTCGACGGGAGAAACACCCCTTGTGTCCCTCACGGAAAAATCAGGTTTGGTTTTGATGGGAGAGGTGGTGCTCCAATACGGCGATGAGACGTGTCGACTTGCTGAGGGCGACAGTTTTCAATTCGAGGGAACCAGGCCGCATTCCATTCGCAACGCGAGTTCAAGTGACGCTCGCGTTCTTTGGCTCGTCAGCAACATAACCTTTGACCGCCATTTATGA